The Pyrococcus horikoshii OT3 genome includes a window with the following:
- a CDS encoding biotin--[acetyl-CoA-carboxylase] ligase, with product MLGLKTSIIGRRVIYFQEITSTNEFAKTSYLEEGTVIVADKQTMGHGRLNRKWESPEGGLWLSIVLSPKVPQKDLPKIVFLGAVGVVETLKEFSIDGRIKWPNDVLVNYKKIAGVLVEGKGDKIVLGIGLNVNNKVPNGATSMKLELGSEVPLLSVFRSLITNLDRLYLNFLKNPMDILNLVRDNMILGVRVKILGDGSFEGIAEDIDDFGRLIIRLDSGEVKKVIYGDVSLRFL from the coding sequence ATGCTCGGTCTAAAGACCTCCATAATAGGGAGGAGGGTGATTTACTTTCAGGAAATAACTTCGACTAACGAATTTGCGAAAACCTCATATCTTGAGGAAGGTACTGTAATAGTTGCCGATAAGCAAACTATGGGCCATGGAAGGCTAAACAGGAAATGGGAGTCTCCAGAGGGTGGTTTATGGCTAAGCATCGTTTTAAGCCCTAAGGTTCCTCAGAAGGATCTTCCCAAGATAGTATTCCTGGGAGCTGTAGGGGTTGTGGAAACCCTAAAGGAGTTCTCGATAGATGGAAGGATAAAGTGGCCCAACGACGTCTTAGTTAATTACAAGAAGATAGCTGGAGTTTTGGTTGAGGGAAAGGGAGATAAGATTGTGCTTGGAATAGGATTAAATGTTAACAACAAAGTTCCAAACGGTGCTACTTCTATGAAGCTTGAGCTTGGCTCTGAAGTTCCACTATTGAGCGTTTTTAGATCCTTAATTACAAATTTAGATAGACTATATTTGAACTTCCTCAAAAATCCCATGGATATACTTAACCTTGTCAGGGATAACATGATCCTTGGGGTGAGGGTTAAAATATTAGGTGACGGAAGCTTTGAAGGGATAGCAGAAGATATCGATGACTTTGGAAGGTTAATCATCAGACTCGATAGTGGAGAAGTAAAGAAAGTAATCTATGGGGATGTTTCGCTAAGGTTCCTCTAA
- a CDS encoding 2,3-diphosphoglycerate synthetase, producing MRLALIDGEHYPDVNRWALEKLKVDCAVFVGGMEKIGSIRDVERTLSIKLYYDEDIFKALERAIEENEIREVIDLSDEPVLTPEIRFRIASFLLKRGITYIGADFEFKPKEWIKIDVPSINIIGTGKRIGKTAIGGFVGRTLKEEYKVVIVTMGRGGPESPEVIRGDLMEITPEFLVEVSEKGRHAASDHFEDALTAGVATVGCRRCGGGLAGFTFLDVLQKGIEVAKSLNPEIIVFEGSGASFANVLSEGFITVVSALQGKEIKMYLYPLRISLGDLIVVTMADEVKDPGKISSLIKEINPDADIHLTRFSPRLIGNVEGKAVVVTTSTNSAKRVTKELEDRGIDVVGFSGNLANRVKLREELKKVSYDTLIVELKAGAVDVAIKSALRSGKRIVFLDYEPKNIDDKDLRESVKELARRIVNDKGHRKGR from the coding sequence ATGAGGTTAGCCCTTATAGATGGTGAGCATTATCCAGATGTTAATAGGTGGGCGCTAGAGAAGCTTAAGGTGGATTGTGCAGTCTTCGTTGGGGGAATGGAGAAGATAGGTAGCATAAGGGATGTTGAAAGAACGCTGAGCATTAAACTTTATTATGATGAGGATATATTTAAAGCCCTTGAAAGGGCAATAGAGGAGAACGAGATAAGGGAAGTTATAGATTTAAGCGATGAACCCGTATTAACACCAGAAATTAGGTTTAGGATAGCTTCCTTTCTTTTAAAGAGGGGAATAACTTACATAGGGGCCGATTTCGAATTTAAACCGAAAGAGTGGATAAAGATTGACGTTCCCTCGATAAACATAATTGGAACCGGAAAAAGGATCGGGAAGACTGCAATTGGAGGGTTCGTTGGTAGAACCCTAAAGGAGGAATACAAAGTAGTTATAGTTACAATGGGAAGGGGCGGGCCGGAGAGTCCCGAAGTTATAAGGGGCGATCTAATGGAGATAACTCCGGAGTTTCTAGTTGAAGTATCTGAAAAAGGGAGGCATGCAGCTTCAGATCACTTTGAGGATGCTCTAACAGCTGGAGTAGCCACGGTAGGTTGTAGAAGGTGCGGGGGAGGATTGGCAGGCTTTACCTTCCTAGACGTTCTCCAGAAAGGAATAGAGGTTGCAAAATCCCTAAATCCTGAGATAATAGTATTTGAAGGCTCGGGAGCTAGCTTTGCAAACGTTCTATCTGAAGGATTCATTACAGTTGTCAGCGCACTCCAGGGGAAAGAGATCAAGATGTACCTTTATCCGCTCAGGATAAGCCTTGGGGATTTAATAGTGGTTACTATGGCCGATGAAGTTAAAGATCCGGGGAAAATATCAAGCTTGATAAAAGAAATTAATCCTGATGCAGATATACACTTAACGAGGTTTTCCCCAAGGCTCATAGGGAATGTAGAAGGAAAGGCCGTTGTCGTCACGACATCCACCAATTCTGCAAAGAGGGTTACCAAAGAACTTGAAGATAGAGGAATTGATGTGGTTGGATTCAGCGGGAACTTAGCTAATAGGGTAAAGTTGAGGGAAGAGCTAAAGAAGGTCAGCTATGACACCTTAATAGTCGAGCTAAAAGCTGGTGCAGTTGACGTTGCAATTAAGAGTGCATTGAGAAGTGGGAAGAGGATAGTCTTTCTCGATTACGAGCCAAAGAATATAGATGATAAAGATCTAAGGGAATCCGTAAAAGAGCTCGCGAGGAGGATCGTAAATGATAAGGGTCATAGAAAAGGGCGATAA
- a CDS encoding 2-phosphoglycerate kinase → MIRVIEKGDKVSLPFSRGILTRSITSVGIDVDLAYSIAIEVQEELVKKGKTIVTKDEIRKLTYQKLIEKGFKEEAKRYIFWRRFRKMKVPLIILLGGPTGVGKSTIATELAFRLGIRSVIGTDSIREVLRKIITPELLPTIHTSTFLAWKELKGTVTDSPIVAGFESQVSAVTVGINAIIERAVREGLNAIIEGIHVVPGFVKVEGEMTFMYMLIARSREDLEARFYERTRYSKRPADYYISHLDEILEIQDYLIRRAKKFNVPVIENVELEETVSKIMEDIMQKTIEIMKGKGLDLLEEP, encoded by the coding sequence ATGATAAGGGTCATAGAAAAGGGCGATAAGGTTTCATTGCCATTTTCACGAGGAATACTCACAAGATCCATAACATCAGTTGGGATAGACGTTGATCTAGCGTATTCCATAGCCATTGAAGTCCAAGAAGAGTTAGTGAAGAAGGGGAAAACAATAGTCACAAAGGATGAGATAAGGAAGCTCACCTATCAAAAGCTAATCGAAAAGGGTTTCAAGGAAGAAGCTAAGAGGTACATATTCTGGAGGAGATTTAGGAAGATGAAGGTACCCCTCATAATCCTTCTCGGTGGACCTACCGGAGTTGGAAAGTCAACTATAGCCACGGAACTAGCATTTAGACTTGGAATAAGAAGTGTAATAGGAACTGACTCAATTAGGGAAGTTCTAAGAAAGATAATAACACCTGAGCTGTTACCTACAATTCATACATCAACTTTCCTAGCGTGGAAGGAGCTAAAAGGAACCGTGACAGATTCTCCAATAGTAGCGGGGTTCGAAAGTCAGGTTAGTGCTGTTACAGTGGGGATAAATGCAATAATAGAGAGGGCAGTTAGAGAAGGGCTCAATGCAATAATAGAAGGGATCCACGTTGTTCCTGGTTTCGTAAAGGTAGAGGGGGAGATGACCTTCATGTACATGCTCATTGCTAGAAGCAGAGAGGATCTGGAAGCAAGATTTTATGAAAGAACTAGGTACAGTAAGAGGCCCGCTGATTACTATATCTCCCACCTCGATGAGATACTTGAGATTCAGGATTACCTGATAAGAAGGGCTAAGAAATTCAACGTTCCTGTAATAGAGAACGTTGAACTTGAAGAAACTGTAAGTAAGATAATGGAAGACATCATGCAAAAAACTATCGAAATTATGAAGGGGAAGGGATTAGATCTTTTAGAGGAACCTTAG
- the wtpA gene encoding tungstate ABC transporter substrate-binding protein WtpA, producing the protein MRKVIPILGILLLSFIILGCLGSESREARLIIFHAGSLSIPLSQVEEKFTKYAQEKLGVKVTFQDEASGSVKAVRKVTDLKKRADIVAVADYTLIPQLMIPNYTDFYVLFATNEIVIAFTNKSKYADEMLKNPDKWYEILSRPDVSFGFSDPNQDPCGYRSVMVMKLAELYYGRPIFKELVEKTTNIYSNGTRIYAPKEIIIKDKRVIMRPKETDLVGLVESGSLDYIFIYKSVAKQHHLSYITLPDDINLGDFNKADFYGRVSITLGSTGKTIKAKPIVYGITVLKNAPNRELAIEFLRFLLGNEGRKIFEDNYQEFLSPPVAFGNVPPEIRRLVEVKD; encoded by the coding sequence ATGAGGAAAGTAATTCCTATCTTAGGTATATTGCTGTTGTCTTTCATTATCCTGGGATGCTTGGGAAGCGAAAGTAGGGAAGCTAGACTGATAATATTTCATGCAGGTTCCCTGAGTATCCCTCTTAGCCAGGTGGAAGAAAAATTCACTAAATACGCCCAGGAAAAGCTTGGAGTAAAGGTTACATTTCAGGATGAAGCAAGCGGAAGCGTTAAAGCCGTTAGGAAAGTTACAGATTTAAAGAAAAGAGCTGACATAGTTGCGGTTGCCGACTATACTTTAATCCCTCAGTTGATGATCCCTAATTACACGGATTTCTACGTTCTCTTCGCTACCAATGAGATAGTCATAGCCTTCACGAATAAGAGCAAATATGCCGATGAAATGCTCAAGAACCCGGATAAATGGTACGAGATCCTTTCAAGGCCAGATGTTTCCTTTGGCTTTTCTGATCCCAACCAGGATCCCTGCGGTTACCGCTCCGTAATGGTGATGAAGCTTGCGGAGCTTTACTATGGAAGGCCCATTTTTAAGGAACTCGTCGAGAAGACGACCAACATTTACTCAAATGGGACTAGAATATATGCTCCAAAGGAAATAATAATCAAGGATAAGCGGGTTATCATGAGGCCGAAGGAGACAGATCTAGTTGGTTTAGTTGAGTCGGGAAGTTTGGACTACATATTTATTTACAAGAGTGTTGCTAAGCAGCATCACTTAAGCTACATAACTTTACCTGATGATATAAACCTAGGGGACTTTAATAAAGCTGACTTCTACGGTAGGGTTAGCATAACGCTGGGTTCGACGGGTAAAACTATAAAGGCTAAGCCAATAGTTTATGGAATTACGGTACTTAAAAACGCTCCCAATAGGGAATTAGCTATAGAGTTCCTAAGATTCTTATTGGGAAACGAGGGAAGAAAGATATTTGAGGATAACTATCAAGAGTTCCTCTCTCCACCTGTAGCCTTTGGGAACGTTCCTCCAGAGATTAGGAGGTTAGTGGAGGTCAAGGATTAG
- a CDS encoding serine hydrolase domain-containing protein, whose amino-acid sequence MEFVELESFIVEKMSEKKVPGISISIIKDGEVIYAKGFGYRNVEAKLPSTPETIYGIGSITKSFTALAIMKLAEEGALSLEDPVEKYVNIKLRPFGKPVTIHHLLTHSSGIPSLGYAEAFIEGMIGEDRWLPVASPDQIIAFAKDMEKWAVAKPGERFFYLNTGYVLLGKIISKVSGVPYEEYVRKKILEPLGMKRSYFSKEEVEKDKDVAMGYIVDKEGKLIPQGFPYGITSDGGLLSNVLDLAKYLKMYMERDEKVVSKESIEAMEKPYIKVPWELFGGESYGY is encoded by the coding sequence ATGGAATTCGTAGAACTTGAAAGCTTTATCGTTGAGAAAATGTCAGAAAAGAAAGTTCCAGGAATTAGTATAAGCATAATTAAGGATGGAGAAGTCATATATGCAAAGGGCTTTGGGTATAGGAACGTCGAAGCTAAACTCCCATCAACGCCTGAAACGATATATGGGATAGGTTCAATAACCAAGAGCTTCACGGCATTGGCAATAATGAAGCTTGCCGAGGAAGGAGCTCTAAGCTTGGAAGATCCAGTAGAAAAGTACGTTAACATAAAGCTGAGACCCTTCGGGAAACCTGTGACCATTCACCACCTTCTTACCCATTCTTCAGGAATACCTTCCCTTGGATATGCCGAGGCCTTCATAGAGGGCATGATTGGGGAAGATAGATGGCTTCCAGTTGCTTCACCCGATCAAATAATAGCGTTTGCCAAGGATATGGAGAAGTGGGCCGTTGCAAAGCCTGGTGAGAGATTTTTCTACCTAAATACGGGTTACGTTCTCCTGGGAAAGATAATCTCTAAAGTCTCAGGAGTTCCCTATGAGGAATACGTAAGGAAGAAGATTTTGGAACCCCTCGGAATGAAGCGCTCTTACTTTAGCAAGGAGGAGGTTGAGAAAGATAAGGATGTTGCCATGGGGTATATAGTTGATAAAGAAGGAAAGCTAATTCCCCAGGGATTTCCCTACGGGATTACCTCCGATGGTGGATTGCTAAGTAATGTCCTGGATTTGGCTAAGTATCTAAAGATGTACATGGAAAGGGATGAGAAAGTTGTAAGTAAGGAATCCATAGAAGCAATGGAGAAACCATACATAAAGGTTCCATGGGAGCTCTTTGGAGGGGAATCTTACGGGTATTGA
- a CDS encoding YkvI family membrane protein — MSNGHRYGIFYRWLLPAIIFQSVFMGGGFTTGREVMEYAGKYGVYGIYSVVIATILFFISAALSYEVARVFKAFDYRTWVKQIIWKFWPLFDIAYIILAIIVIAVVGSAAASILEDMFGLPYMIGAVVIISMVGLLHFYGRKAIEAFETLGTIILYIMYIILWVVTLKAAWGNIGDAFAKNLGVGGPGKALISGIQYFAYNMVVVPAVLFTLDRLESRKDSIIAGFNSALFVGVAFFLTWLSLLGFYTNENVVNAPVPWYEIMKIVGATWLRGFYVIAVFWTLIETGTGMIHSIVRRIDVQLEEAKGISFTRRQEAVIATIIIILAIAMAKFGIIALVAKGYGTLAWVFFAILFIPLITVGVARILNPNWMKEFWERA; from the coding sequence ATGAGTAATGGGCATAGATATGGGATATTCTATAGATGGTTGCTACCAGCAATAATATTTCAATCCGTGTTCATGGGAGGGGGTTTCACAACTGGAAGGGAAGTAATGGAGTATGCTGGAAAATATGGAGTCTATGGTATATATTCAGTGGTTATAGCAACTATACTATTCTTCATCTCAGCGGCCCTCTCGTATGAAGTTGCAAGGGTTTTCAAGGCCTTTGACTATAGGACCTGGGTGAAGCAAATAATATGGAAGTTCTGGCCTCTCTTTGACATAGCTTACATCATACTTGCGATAATAGTCATAGCTGTTGTAGGCTCAGCAGCGGCTAGCATTCTGGAAGACATGTTTGGCCTTCCCTACATGATAGGGGCGGTAGTGATAATCTCGATGGTTGGGTTGCTTCACTTCTATGGTAGGAAAGCCATCGAAGCTTTTGAGACCCTTGGAACTATAATTTTGTACATAATGTATATAATCCTCTGGGTCGTAACCTTAAAGGCTGCTTGGGGTAACATAGGAGATGCATTCGCAAAGAACCTTGGAGTTGGGGGCCCTGGAAAGGCCTTAATTTCTGGAATCCAGTACTTCGCCTACAACATGGTTGTCGTTCCTGCGGTTCTCTTTACCCTAGATAGGCTTGAAAGTAGAAAGGACTCAATAATTGCTGGCTTTAACTCGGCCCTATTCGTTGGAGTTGCATTTTTCCTCACCTGGCTCAGTCTGCTTGGCTTCTATACCAATGAGAACGTTGTGAATGCTCCAGTCCCGTGGTACGAGATAATGAAAATAGTGGGAGCAACTTGGTTGAGGGGTTTCTACGTTATAGCTGTCTTTTGGACGTTAATAGAGACTGGAACAGGCATGATACACTCGATAGTTAGGAGGATAGACGTTCAGCTTGAGGAAGCTAAGGGGATCTCCTTCACGAGGAGGCAGGAAGCTGTAATTGCCACAATCATAATAATCCTTGCAATAGCGATGGCCAAGTTCGGGATAATAGCACTGGTTGCAAAGGGATATGGAACTCTTGCATGGGTGTTCTTTGCTATCCTCTTCATCCCGCTTATAACGGTGGGCGTTGCCAGGATCCTAAATCCGAACTGGATGAAGGAGTTCTGGGAAAGGGCATGA
- a CDS encoding DUF72 domain-containing protein: MIHVGTCGFCEAREKYFKDFDAVEVQQTFYKVLQEKTLERWRKKAPEEFTFSIKAFQGVTHPSNSPTWRRSNVKPSKNVGLLRPTNEVLHYWRITLKEAKVLGARFILIQLPRSFKEGEESFENAEKFFNAIDRGDFEIGVELRGWSEKGVKRFVREFDVIDVTDPLLRIPLHKGSVNYYRLHGKYEGGKIIYNHSYSDEELKKIRERVLGWNVEESFVFFNNTSMCRDAKRFKLILDLH; encoded by the coding sequence ATGATACACGTAGGAACTTGCGGATTTTGTGAAGCTAGAGAAAAGTACTTTAAAGATTTTGATGCAGTCGAAGTTCAACAGACGTTCTACAAGGTACTCCAGGAAAAGACCCTTGAGAGATGGAGGAAGAAAGCTCCGGAGGAATTTACATTCTCCATAAAGGCCTTCCAAGGAGTTACACATCCATCCAATAGCCCAACGTGGAGGAGAAGCAACGTTAAGCCTTCCAAGAACGTCGGATTACTAAGGCCAACGAACGAGGTTCTTCATTATTGGAGAATAACCCTAAAGGAAGCTAAAGTCCTGGGAGCTAGGTTTATCCTAATTCAGCTACCTAGAAGCTTCAAAGAGGGTGAAGAAAGCTTTGAAAATGCGGAAAAGTTCTTTAATGCAATAGATAGGGGAGACTTTGAGATAGGTGTTGAACTGAGAGGGTGGAGCGAAAAGGGGGTGAAGAGGTTCGTTAGAGAATTTGATGTTATAGACGTCACCGACCCTCTGCTTAGGATTCCACTCCACAAGGGGAGCGTTAACTATTATCGCCTCCATGGAAAGTACGAAGGAGGGAAAATAATATACAACCACAGCTACAGCGATGAAGAATTGAAAAAGATAAGAGAGAGGGTTCTCGGATGGAACGTTGAAGAGAGCTTCGTGTTCTTTAATAACACGAGCATGTGCAGGGATGCTAAGAGGTTTAAGCTAATCCTTGACCTCCACTAA
- the corA gene encoding magnesium/cobalt transporter CorA: MKKSTSEISVIAYSKDKFMSTKVSSLEEALSFRDYTVVWINVIYSPALDAELKKLGVSNRVIKAIKRDSSARVFIFPDYIFVILHQVYEVAGSLKREKTSILLMNNVILTIQERPRDVFNIIRESIREGEGSLRRKGPGYLFVEILDAIIENYVPILEKISAEIEKIESKILANPDQGILRKIHKMRRDVLFMRRTILPLLTCFRRIKVEGKEFLDAETENLLEDLYAHVRDILEVIETQKELTDSLVDIYYSTISMKINEIIRILTVVSTIFIPLTFITGIYGMNFRYMPELQWRYGYPAVLVVMFALAIGMLLYFKKKKWL; encoded by the coding sequence ATGAAGAAAAGTACAAGTGAGATATCTGTGATAGCATATTCTAAGGACAAATTTATGAGTACGAAAGTAAGTTCACTTGAAGAGGCCCTATCTTTTAGGGATTATACCGTCGTCTGGATTAATGTCATATACTCCCCAGCTTTGGATGCCGAGCTTAAAAAACTAGGAGTGAGCAATAGAGTAATAAAGGCTATAAAACGAGATAGTTCAGCTAGAGTATTCATTTTCCCGGATTATATCTTCGTAATCCTTCACCAGGTTTATGAGGTCGCAGGTAGTTTGAAAAGGGAGAAAACATCAATTCTCCTGATGAATAACGTCATCCTCACGATTCAGGAAAGGCCAAGGGATGTTTTTAATATCATTAGGGAGAGCATACGAGAGGGAGAAGGTTCCCTTCGAAGAAAAGGTCCAGGATACTTATTTGTTGAAATTCTAGATGCAATAATAGAAAATTACGTCCCGATTTTAGAGAAGATAAGTGCAGAAATTGAGAAAATCGAGTCAAAGATACTAGCGAACCCCGATCAAGGAATCCTAAGGAAAATCCACAAAATGAGGCGTGACGTTCTCTTCATGAGACGTACAATACTTCCCCTGCTAACCTGCTTTAGACGAATAAAGGTAGAGGGTAAAGAATTTCTCGATGCCGAGACGGAAAACCTCCTAGAAGATTTATATGCCCACGTAAGGGATATCCTTGAAGTTATTGAAACCCAAAAGGAGCTCACGGATAGCCTTGTAGATATTTATTACTCCACGATCTCAATGAAGATTAATGAAATAATTAGGATTCTAACGGTTGTTTCAACTATATTCATACCCTTAACCTTCATCACAGGAATCTATGGGATGAACTTTAGATATATGCCCGAACTCCAGTGGCGTTATGGATATCCGGCCGTTCTAGTGGTAATGTTTGCATTGGCCATTGGCATGCTCCTATATTTCAAGAAAAAGAAATGGCTTTAA
- a CDS encoding aspartate aminotransferase family protein, translating into MTKWDEIRKYTSKKIEKNLEIVKLDEKYIPRASGFKYYPMVIERSSGSRIWDKDGNEYIDFLTSAAVFNVGHTHPGVVKAVEEQIKKFFNYTMGYLYVEPPVRLAELLVEITPGNFEKKVTYGFSGSDAVDSSIKAARAYTKRVNIISFLHSYHGMTYGALSATGILDPKLKKLLHPMGNFHHVEFPDPYRNSWGIDGYEDPSELANRALDEIERKIKELNEDVAGIIIEPIQGDAGVVIPPEEFVRDLKKLTEEYGIVFIDEEVQTGMGRTGRWWGIEHFGVTPDLIVSAKALGGGMPISAVVGKAEIMDSVPVPFFVFTHIGHAVNASAAIATINVIKEEKLVERSEKLGEYMLKRLRELQETYPIIGDVRGKGLLIGVDIVKEGTREPDRSLAQKISWRAWEKGLIMITFGKHGNVLRIAPPLNIPQEDLDKGVEIIEESIKDAVEGKIPDEVLKFLRAW; encoded by the coding sequence ATGACCAAGTGGGATGAAATTAGAAAGTATACGTCGAAAAAAATTGAAAAAAATTTAGAGATAGTTAAGCTGGATGAAAAATATATTCCAAGGGCTTCTGGCTTTAAGTATTACCCGATGGTCATAGAAAGGTCTAGCGGTTCTAGGATATGGGATAAAGATGGAAATGAATACATAGACTTCCTAACGAGTGCGGCCGTATTCAATGTTGGACATACACACCCTGGGGTCGTGAAGGCCGTGGAGGAGCAGATTAAGAAGTTCTTCAATTACACGATGGGGTACTTGTATGTGGAGCCTCCCGTAAGGCTGGCTGAACTGTTGGTTGAGATAACTCCTGGTAATTTTGAGAAGAAAGTTACCTATGGGTTCTCTGGATCAGATGCAGTTGATTCCTCCATAAAAGCTGCTAGAGCATACACGAAGAGGGTTAACATAATAAGTTTTCTGCACTCTTATCACGGAATGACATATGGAGCTCTTTCAGCTACGGGGATACTTGATCCTAAGCTGAAGAAGCTTTTACATCCGATGGGCAACTTTCACCACGTTGAATTTCCGGATCCTTATAGGAACAGCTGGGGAATAGATGGCTACGAGGATCCAAGTGAGCTCGCCAACAGAGCCTTAGATGAAATTGAAAGGAAAATTAAGGAGCTTAACGAAGACGTTGCGGGGATAATAATCGAGCCAATTCAGGGAGACGCTGGGGTTGTTATACCGCCAGAAGAATTTGTAAGAGACCTTAAGAAGCTAACTGAGGAGTACGGAATAGTTTTCATAGATGAGGAAGTTCAGACGGGAATGGGGAGGACTGGAAGGTGGTGGGGAATTGAGCACTTTGGCGTAACTCCCGATCTTATAGTTTCAGCTAAAGCCCTGGGAGGGGGTATGCCAATTTCCGCAGTAGTTGGAAAAGCTGAGATAATGGATAGCGTTCCAGTACCCTTCTTCGTGTTCACTCACATTGGGCATGCCGTAAATGCCTCGGCCGCAATAGCAACTATTAACGTTATAAAGGAAGAAAAGCTCGTTGAAAGATCCGAGAAGCTTGGAGAATACATGCTAAAGAGGCTTAGGGAACTTCAAGAGACTTATCCAATAATTGGAGATGTTAGGGGTAAAGGATTGCTAATAGGGGTTGACATAGTGAAGGAAGGAACGAGGGAGCCTGATAGGAGTCTAGCACAGAAAATATCCTGGAGGGCTTGGGAGAAGGGATTAATAATGATAACGTTTGGAAAACATGGTAACGTTCTTAGAATAGCTCCACCACTCAACATACCCCAGGAAGACTTGGATAAGGGGGTAGAGATAATTGAGGAGTCAATAAAAGATGCAGTTGAAGGGAAGATTCCTGATGAGGTGTTGAAATTCTTACGGGCATGGTGA
- a CDS encoding Lrp/AsnC family transcriptional regulator, with protein MITVPHSRKVELDEIDRAILRLLQEDGRMSYSEISRRINVPESTVRARVNRLVKEGVIRKFAALINPFKAGYEIVAFIAVDAEPAKVKQVVEELAKFPEVDVLGIVTGAHDIFMQVTVKDLQELERFILEKMAKIDGIKSTETSILTSVKKWGYARVF; from the coding sequence GTGATAACCGTGCCACACTCAAGAAAAGTTGAGCTGGACGAGATCGACAGGGCTATTTTAAGGCTCCTTCAAGAAGATGGACGAATGAGTTACTCGGAAATCAGCAGGAGGATAAACGTTCCAGAGTCAACGGTAAGGGCCAGGGTTAATAGACTGGTTAAAGAGGGGGTTATAAGGAAGTTTGCAGCCCTAATAAATCCCTTTAAAGCTGGATATGAAATAGTAGCGTTTATAGCAGTAGATGCGGAACCCGCAAAGGTTAAGCAGGTAGTAGAGGAGCTTGCAAAGTTTCCAGAAGTTGACGTCCTAGGAATAGTTACAGGGGCCCACGACATATTCATGCAGGTAACCGTTAAGGATCTTCAAGAGCTCGAGCGCTTTATCTTGGAGAAGATGGCAAAAATAGATGGAATAAAAAGCACGGAAACCTCAATACTAACGAGTGTGAAAAAATGGGGATATGCTAGAGTGTTTTAG
- a CDS encoding putative toxin-antitoxin system toxin component, PIN family produces the protein MGENRKKTKEARLRVVIDTSVLIPALLSSKGHAFEVLELLFEGKIINYYSTSTKAEYYEVISYPKLIKKIPFEVSKKRVDVVLFHSKRVQIKRSFKESKTLFEKVRDPEDISFLDVVYNAKADVLITYDRRHLLRIRDKEKKFKLEGHEFYILTPKEFIEFYKKKRS, from the coding sequence ATGGGAGAAAATCGAAAGAAGACTAAAGAAGCTCGGCTTAGAGTAGTTATTGACACATCCGTTTTAATCCCAGCGCTGTTATCGTCTAAAGGTCACGCCTTTGAAGTCCTTGAACTTCTCTTTGAGGGGAAGATCATAAATTATTATTCCACTTCAACCAAAGCCGAGTATTATGAGGTTATCAGTTATCCTAAACTCATAAAGAAGATTCCGTTTGAAGTTTCTAAAAAGAGAGTTGATGTTGTACTATTTCACTCGAAGAGGGTTCAAATAAAGCGTTCATTTAAAGAGTCCAAAACTCTATTTGAGAAAGTCCGTGATCCAGAGGATATTTCTTTTTTGGACGTGGTGTATAATGCTAAGGCTGATGTCTTGATAACCTATGACCGTAGGCACTTGTTAAGAATCAGGGATAAGGAAAAGAAGTTTAAGCTCGAAGGACATGAGTTTTACATCCTCACTCCAAAAGAGTTCATAGAATTCTACAAAAAGAAAAGGAGTTAA